From the genome of Gemmatimonadota bacterium, one region includes:
- a CDS encoding LPS-assembly protein LptD, with product MALPLKLRRSRALPLLAVLSLSAAVPEIVAGQTAGAEEPDSLRLRLLERLERLARPTGADSALFVADSIREEELRTGNANLDRSDSVAAVLLALPGFSVTTYEAELASFDAISRRFLLERGEGSSGVRLTRGDINVQADTTIEYDEGQSLVSARGNPSLTNSQGEPLEADALVYHVGDAYGSARGASTEYREGGTTWAVQGDMPFATADSLFLTAGHFTSCELDKPHYHFAMGDMKIVNESVLVGRDVRLYFEDVPVMRLPFIVQSLAEGRQSGILTPRFSVNDVIRGSSGYKRRISNLGFYWAINDYLDATTAVDWFSDNFVSLSGSAQYNLAKKFLSGSLTARRYWGVDGSTKLAFDTRHDWEVDERTQIRMAGSFASDTDFVRQNSFDPTEVTQSIDSQGGVSRRFDWGSLALSANRRQYLSDDRTEWTLPTANLSLSTITLFPAPANRAGLFNNMTWSGSASFSRATTSRPQPEIFDIRSASNDRLNAGIRHSLSLGNLSIRQNVDLNEELTLDVPEAYLLLGDSADTNELVVGVPARSIADATLSWTTGIDFQQQLVGSTTITPSVRFSGNLQRSDTSTLAQSFVAAPVRTSFGANLKTDIYGFGPGFGEFEMIRHKFSPSFEYEWSPGAQPSQLQRDVFGARALQPKNVISLTVNQTWEAKPREVESDVDVGLAEEDTTGATAEVEGVPGPDDPAAGDTAVSEERMEPPVQEAEPVSDALTAGADSDGPRRIQRTTPVNLLSLRTSVVRYDFVVADSQGAFLDGFETTRLNNQISSDFLRGLTVSVEHDLFEDLPTGRRFAPHLSQMNFGFGMGSGSSLFRWLTRALGGGDGTSADDEPATLSPFDDATTNDESSIIPQTAPRGFATENRAGGQNIGGAGGGRAAGGGWRVQLSYSLQRPRAGGEDGGGFGRNTGQMVSSDFTMKPTDMWDLSWRTSYDVSRNAFNDHIIRLTRDLHRWQAHFDFLKTATGNWSFRFEVALLDNRDLKFDYEQRNPEAGSGRTRSFR from the coding sequence ATGGCGCTCCCGCTCAAACTGCGGCGCTCCCGCGCACTCCCGCTCCTTGCCGTCCTCTCTCTCTCGGCCGCAGTCCCGGAGATCGTCGCCGGGCAGACGGCCGGCGCCGAGGAGCCGGACTCGCTGCGGCTGAGGCTCCTCGAACGACTCGAACGACTCGCGAGGCCCACTGGGGCCGACAGCGCTCTCTTCGTGGCGGACTCGATACGGGAAGAGGAGCTGCGAACAGGAAACGCAAACCTCGATCGGTCGGATTCGGTCGCCGCCGTTCTCCTCGCGCTTCCCGGATTCTCTGTCACGACTTACGAGGCCGAACTTGCCAGTTTCGATGCCATCTCGCGCCGCTTTCTGCTGGAGAGAGGCGAGGGTTCGAGCGGCGTGCGGCTGACCCGAGGCGACATCAACGTCCAGGCCGACACCACCATCGAGTACGACGAGGGCCAGAGCCTGGTGAGCGCGCGCGGCAACCCGTCGCTGACCAATTCGCAGGGAGAACCTCTGGAGGCGGACGCCTTGGTCTACCACGTGGGCGACGCCTACGGGTCGGCTCGGGGCGCCAGCACCGAATACCGAGAAGGCGGCACGACCTGGGCCGTCCAGGGCGACATGCCCTTCGCCACGGCGGACTCGCTCTTCCTCACTGCGGGCCACTTCACCTCGTGCGAGCTCGACAAACCTCACTATCACTTCGCCATGGGCGACATGAAGATAGTGAACGAGTCCGTGCTGGTCGGGCGAGACGTGCGCCTCTACTTCGAGGACGTGCCGGTGATGCGGCTCCCGTTCATCGTCCAGAGCTTGGCCGAGGGTCGGCAGTCGGGCATTCTCACGCCCCGCTTCAGCGTCAACGACGTGATCCGCGGTTCGAGCGGATACAAGCGTCGCATAAGCAACCTGGGCTTCTACTGGGCCATCAACGATTATCTGGACGCCACCACGGCGGTGGACTGGTTCAGCGACAACTTCGTTTCTCTGAGCGGGTCCGCGCAGTACAACCTGGCGAAAAAGTTCCTGAGCGGCAGTCTGACCGCGCGTCGCTACTGGGGGGTCGACGGCAGCACCAAGCTCGCCTTCGACACCCGACACGACTGGGAGGTCGACGAGCGGACGCAGATCCGCATGGCGGGAAGCTTCGCCTCCGACACCGACTTCGTGCGTCAGAACTCCTTCGATCCGACCGAGGTGACCCAGTCGATCGACTCGCAGGGGGGTGTGAGCCGGCGCTTCGACTGGGGTTCGCTCGCCCTAAGCGCGAATCGTCGCCAATACCTCTCGGACGACCGCACCGAATGGACTCTGCCCACAGCCAACCTTTCGCTCTCCACCATTACGCTCTTTCCTGCTCCCGCCAACCGGGCCGGTCTCTTCAACAACATGACCTGGTCGGGCTCGGCCTCCTTCTCGCGCGCGACCACGAGCCGTCCGCAGCCGGAGATATTCGACATCCGCAGCGCTTCCAACGACCGACTCAACGCCGGAATCAGGCACTCGCTCTCGCTTGGGAATCTCTCCATCCGCCAGAACGTGGACCTCAACGAGGAGCTCACGCTCGACGTTCCCGAGGCCTACCTTCTCCTGGGCGACTCAGCCGACACGAACGAGCTGGTGGTCGGAGTCCCGGCCCGCTCGATCGCCGACGCGACGCTGAGTTGGACGACCGGGATCGACTTCCAGCAACAGCTCGTCGGCTCGACGACGATAACTCCCTCGGTTAGGTTCTCCGGCAACCTGCAACGTTCAGATACCTCGACTCTGGCGCAATCCTTCGTGGCCGCGCCGGTGCGCACTTCGTTCGGCGCCAACCTCAAGACCGACATCTACGGTTTCGGACCGGGCTTCGGCGAATTCGAGATGATCCGCCACAAGTTCTCGCCGTCGTTCGAGTACGAATGGAGTCCGGGAGCTCAACCCTCCCAACTTCAGCGAGACGTGTTCGGAGCCCGCGCGCTCCAGCCGAAGAACGTCATCTCGCTCACCGTCAACCAGACCTGGGAGGCCAAGCCGCGCGAGGTCGAATCGGATGTCGATGTCGGCCTGGCCGAGGAGGATACGACCGGCGCGACCGCCGAGGTGGAAGGTGTGCCGGGGCCGGACGACCCTGCGGCCGGCGACACCGCCGTTTCCGAGGAGCGGATGGAACCGCCCGTGCAGGAGGCGGAACCGGTATCGGATGCTCTGACCGCAGGGGCCGATAGCGACGGCCCTCGACGCATTCAGCGCACGACCCCGGTCAACCTGCTTTCGCTCCGCACCAGCGTGGTTCGCTACGATTTCGTGGTGGCGGACTCGCAAGGCGCCTTTCTCGACGGCTTCGAAACCACCCGCCTGAACAATCAGATCTCCTCGGACTTCCTGCGCGGGCTCACGGTGTCGGTCGAACACGATCTCTTCGAGGACCTGCCCACCGGGCGCCGTTTCGCGCCTCATCTCTCACAGATGAACTTCGGCTTCGGCATGGGCTCCGGGTCGTCCCTGTTCCGGTGGCTGACCCGAGCGCTGGGAGGCGGCGACGGCACGAGTGCGGACGACGAACCCGCCACCCTCTCCCCGTTCGACGACGCGACGACGAACGACGAGTCTTCGATCATCCCACAGACCGCTCCCAGGGGCTTCGCCACCGAGAACCGGGCAGGTGGACAGAACATCGGCGGTGCTGGCGGCGGCCGAGCCGCAGGTGGCGGATGGCGCGTGCAGCTGTCGTATTCTCTTCAGCGTCCCCGCGCCGGGGGGGAGGACGGTGGCGGTTTCGGTAGGAACACGGGCCAGATGGTGTCGAGCGACTTCACCATGAAGCCCACCGACATGTGGGACCTGAGCTGGCGGACCTCGTACGACGTTTCGCGGAACGCCTTCAACGACCACATCATACGTCTCACGCGCGACCTGCACCGCTGGCAGGCGCACTTCGACTTCCTCAAGACCGCAACGGGCAATTGGAGCTTCCGCTTCGAGGTCGCCCTGCTCGACAACCGGGATCTCAAGTTCGATTACGAGCAGCGGAACCCCGAAGCCGGAAGCGGGCGAACCCGCAGTTTCCGGTAG
- a CDS encoding tetratricopeptide repeat protein, which translates to MAESTVKRAAIGRLAAGMLVLAAGACASSGDLEEMHLDMRRIAVRQDSVLAEQNRLIREILRETGSTQGRLNDQSNEIFDLRGGLFGELREIRDAFVRLESVVGENQRGIAALRATFDDALAQLAVRGAREAETTVADGATLQREEGSPDPSELFETGLSFMQDGSLGTARMALEELLTTFPNHDLAPEAAFHLAQISHLEGDPDTALAGFRELRSRFPTAARAPHALYQMALIQLETGNRVEGIANLELIVNTYAGTDIAEVAADKLAEVGGG; encoded by the coding sequence GTGGCGGAGTCAACGGTGAAACGGGCGGCGATTGGCAGGCTGGCGGCAGGCATGCTCGTCTTGGCCGCAGGAGCATGCGCAAGTAGCGGCGACCTGGAGGAAATGCATCTAGACATGCGCAGGATCGCGGTCCGCCAGGATTCCGTCCTCGCCGAGCAGAATCGACTCATCCGGGAGATCCTGCGCGAAACCGGCAGCACGCAGGGAAGGCTGAACGACCAGTCGAATGAGATCTTCGACCTGCGCGGCGGGCTCTTTGGCGAACTGCGCGAGATCAGAGACGCCTTCGTCCGGCTCGAGAGCGTGGTCGGCGAGAACCAGAGAGGCATCGCCGCCTTGCGAGCCACGTTCGACGACGCTCTCGCGCAACTCGCCGTTCGAGGAGCCCGGGAGGCGGAGACCACGGTAGCGGACGGCGCGACGCTCCAGCGCGAAGAGGGCAGCCCGGATCCGTCCGAGCTCTTCGAGACCGGCTTGAGCTTCATGCAGGACGGCTCGCTCGGTACGGCCCGCATGGCCCTGGAGGAGTTACTGACGACCTTTCCCAATCACGATCTCGCCCCCGAAGCCGCGTTCCATCTCGCGCAGATTTCCCATCTGGAAGGCGACCCGGACACGGCTCTCGCCGGCTTCCGCGAACTTCGCTCCCGCTTTCCCACCGCCGCGCGCGCCCCCCACGCCCTCTACCAGATGGCCCTGATCCAGCTCGAGACCGGCAACCGCGTCGAAGGGATCGCCAACTTGGAGCTGATCGTGAACACCTATGCGGGGACCGACATAGCCGAAGTCGCCGCCGACAAGCTCGCCGAAGTCGGCGGCGGATAG
- the nrdR gene encoding transcriptional regulator NrdR: MRCPSCNGTGRNRVVDSRESREGRAVRRRRECADCETRFTTYEYVAERTPQVSKRSGSAEDFSRDKLIKGMRAACAKRPVSPVQLESIADAVEDRVSGTMGNEISSGEIGELVMDRLRALDHVAYVRFASVYRNFQDAEEFERIAEEMIRVRRREAMTRNQSELTLTPLGSVDPSPDEG; the protein is encoded by the coding sequence ATGCGCTGTCCAAGCTGCAATGGCACCGGCCGCAACCGTGTGGTCGACAGCCGGGAGAGCCGGGAGGGCAGGGCCGTGAGGCGTCGTCGGGAGTGCGCCGACTGCGAAACTCGCTTCACCACCTACGAGTACGTCGCCGAACGCACGCCTCAGGTCTCCAAGAGGTCGGGATCCGCCGAGGACTTCAGCCGCGACAAGCTAATCAAGGGCATGCGGGCCGCGTGCGCCAAACGACCGGTCTCGCCCGTCCAGCTCGAGAGCATCGCCGACGCCGTGGAGGACCGGGTTTCCGGCACCATGGGAAACGAGATTTCGAGCGGCGAGATCGGCGAGCTCGTCATGGACCGGCTGCGGGCTCTCGATCACGTGGCCTACGTGCGCTTCGCCTCCGTTTACAGGAACTTTCAGGACGCCGAAGAGTTTGAAAGGATCGCAGAGGAGATGATCCGGGTTCGTCGGCGCGAGGCCATGACCCGCAACCAATCGGAATTAACGCTGACCCCGCTCGGGTCCGTGGATCCATCCCCGGACGAAGGCTGA
- a CDS encoding OmpA family protein, giving the protein MTFRSLTLAAFAVTVVLAACGGNQVETVPAPVGPDPDSAARAEALARARADSIARAQAEADARRADEAARDRAIESALSTLEMQVYFDYDASEIRADQRALMREKAEILDASPQVQIRLEGHADERGSTEYNIALGNRRAVAIRDFLTGFGLAEARFSLVSFGEEQPADRGSGEAAWARNRRVEFRITAGANSINPPNRQ; this is encoded by the coding sequence ATGACCTTCCGCTCCCTCACCCTGGCCGCCTTCGCCGTAACCGTCGTCCTGGCCGCCTGTGGTGGAAACCAAGTCGAGACCGTTCCCGCACCCGTAGGCCCCGACCCTGATTCGGCCGCCCGAGCCGAGGCGCTCGCCCGAGCCCGCGCGGATTCCATCGCCCGGGCGCAGGCCGAAGCCGATGCACGCCGCGCCGATGAAGCGGCGCGCGACAGGGCGATCGAGTCGGCGCTCTCCACCCTCGAGATGCAGGTTTACTTCGACTACGACGCTTCGGAGATACGTGCCGACCAACGAGCCCTCATGCGTGAGAAGGCCGAGATCCTCGATGCGAGCCCTCAGGTTCAGATTCGTCTGGAGGGCCACGCCGACGAGCGTGGCTCCACCGAGTACAACATCGCGCTGGGCAATCGTCGCGCAGTGGCGATCAGGGACTTCCTGACCGGATTCGGGCTGGCCGAGGCGCGCTTCTCTCTCGTTTCGTTCGGCGAGGAACAGCCGGCAGACCGAGGATCCGGCGAGGCGGCCTGGGCCCGTAACCGGCGGGTCGAGTTCCGTATAACCGCGGGTGCGAACTCCATCAATCCGCCGAATCGGCAATAG
- the tatC gene encoding twin-arginine translocase subunit TatC has protein sequence MSRRSNPRGEMPFLDHLEELRWVVLWSLLAIMVGMGIGFAVVYLFDVLELLIAPVREVANDPDLMLQYLSPADPFFVTLKLALYLGLVLASPIVVSQVWRFLSPALETRERRAIVPALYFTVLLFLAGMSLAYFVALPVTLEFFNSFQEGSLTADLEINRTLGFIVKILIAFGVVFELPIVVLVLSMIGIVTPQWLRAKRRHAIVAIAAGASVITPGDVISLTILMMVPLVLLYEVGIWLSVLVYRRKKQAAEELDADLDPPPDSVAAG, from the coding sequence TTGAGTCGGCGTTCGAATCCCCGCGGCGAGATGCCCTTCCTCGACCACCTGGAAGAACTGCGCTGGGTGGTTCTCTGGTCGCTTCTCGCGATCATGGTGGGCATGGGCATCGGTTTCGCCGTCGTCTATCTCTTCGATGTCCTGGAACTGCTCATCGCGCCTGTGCGCGAGGTCGCGAACGATCCCGACCTCATGCTCCAGTACCTCTCGCCCGCCGACCCGTTCTTCGTAACCCTGAAGCTCGCGCTCTATCTGGGGCTGGTGCTGGCGTCGCCCATCGTCGTCTCGCAGGTATGGAGGTTCCTCTCGCCGGCGCTGGAGACCCGCGAACGCCGGGCGATCGTGCCCGCCCTTTACTTCACCGTCTTGCTTTTCCTGGCCGGGATGAGCCTCGCCTATTTCGTCGCGCTCCCGGTCACGCTCGAGTTCTTCAACTCGTTTCAGGAAGGCTCACTCACGGCCGACCTCGAGATCAACCGCACTCTGGGCTTCATCGTCAAGATCCTTATCGCCTTCGGGGTAGTCTTCGAGCTGCCCATCGTCGTACTCGTCCTCTCAATGATCGGGATCGTGACCCCGCAGTGGCTTCGTGCCAAGCGCCGTCATGCCATCGTCGCCATCGCGGCGGGGGCCAGCGTCATCACTCCCGGCGACGTCATCTCCCTGACGATCCTGATGATGGTGCCGCTGGTCCTCCTCTACGAGGTGGGCATTTGGCTCTCGGTCCTGGTCTATCGCAGGAAGAAGCAGGCCGCCGAGGAACTCGACGCAGACCTCGATCCTCCCCCCGACTCGGTAGCGGCAGGATAA
- a CDS encoding PD40 domain-containing protein: protein MTAASRNVALAAAAAWCALAPSPASAQDQQIPGVRLGLVYENEPRPALGIQPFTGTFGGVAVAWEIEEIIANDLVNSDRFEVLDSLPAALVGGTVDFALWDRIGASWLVTGTVEGAGDGFVLAVALHDVLYGVTEQTGRFRVPDTESDGFRMAVHRAADEIVRWATGSPGMAASCIAFTMTDNRYHKDIYVIDSDGHGLTQLTAHRSIVLSPTWSPDLSRLAYTSYRTGLPRLYLMDLESRAERMLEPVVGEGDYITPSFHPNGRELVFAVTGSARSGIFGYDIERDCCLAGLTGGAHYDLSPTFSSDGSQLAFNTNRFGDAVPQIMVMPGGGGGAQTLSPYEYGNAGHYAAPDWSPLDDLVTFHGRVRTGRYQILVADLANGGRRLRQLTSEGNNEDPSWAPDGRHIVFVGERSWGYGLFVVDVASGRLRLLVGGRQVGLPAWSGSLPPGKVTCR from the coding sequence ATGACAGCCGCCTCCCGAAATGTCGCCCTTGCCGCCGCAGCCGCCTGGTGCGCTCTCGCTCCGTCCCCCGCGAGCGCTCAGGATCAGCAGATTCCCGGCGTCCGCCTAGGACTGGTGTACGAGAACGAGCCTAGGCCGGCTCTCGGCATCCAGCCCTTCACGGGCACGTTCGGCGGAGTTGCGGTCGCGTGGGAGATCGAGGAGATAATCGCCAACGATCTGGTGAACTCCGACCGTTTCGAGGTGCTGGATTCACTTCCGGCGGCATTGGTGGGAGGCACCGTCGACTTCGCGCTCTGGGACCGGATCGGCGCATCCTGGCTGGTGACCGGCACCGTGGAGGGGGCGGGCGACGGATTCGTCCTCGCGGTGGCCCTTCACGACGTCCTCTACGGCGTGACCGAGCAGACCGGGCGGTTCCGTGTGCCGGACACCGAGTCGGACGGCTTTCGCATGGCGGTCCATCGGGCCGCCGACGAGATCGTGCGTTGGGCGACTGGCTCGCCTGGGATGGCCGCCAGCTGCATCGCGTTCACCATGACCGACAATCGGTACCACAAGGACATCTACGTGATCGATTCCGACGGACACGGACTCACGCAGCTCACCGCTCATCGGAGCATCGTCCTTTCTCCGACGTGGTCGCCGGATTTGAGCCGATTGGCGTACACCTCCTACCGGACCGGCCTGCCCCGCCTCTACCTCATGGATCTCGAGAGCCGGGCCGAACGCATGCTCGAACCCGTAGTGGGAGAGGGCGACTACATCACTCCCTCCTTCCATCCCAACGGGCGCGAGCTCGTGTTCGCAGTGACCGGGAGCGCGCGCAGCGGCATCTTCGGGTACGATATCGAGCGCGACTGCTGCCTGGCCGGCCTCACCGGCGGAGCGCATTACGACCTCTCCCCCACCTTTTCCTCCGACGGGTCGCAACTGGCGTTCAACACCAATCGCTTCGGCGATGCCGTTCCTCAGATCATGGTGATGCCCGGCGGAGGCGGTGGCGCCCAGACGCTGTCGCCCTACGAGTACGGCAATGCCGGCCACTACGCGGCACCCGACTGGTCGCCGCTCGACGACCTCGTCACCTTCCATGGTCGGGTACGGACCGGCAGATACCAGATTCTCGTGGCGGATCTCGCCAACGGGGGACGCAGGCTCCGGCAGCTCACCTCCGAGGGCAACAACGAGGACCCGAGCTGGGCACCCGACGGGAGGCACATAGTCTTTGTCGGAGAGAGGTCCTGGGGTTACGGCCTTTTCGTCGTGGACGTCGCGTCAGGGCGTCTGCGTCTGCTGGTCGGCGGCAGGCAGGTGGGGCTGCCGGCGTGGTCCGGCTCCCTTCCACCCGGTAAGGTGACGTGTCGTTAG